The DNA window TCCGCTGGCAGCAGCAAGAAACCCCTGCTCTACCTGCCAAGCCCAGACTCCTGCAGAGCTGCTGGCTGCGCACCCAGAGACGCAGCCAAGTGGACCCGTCTGCGCAGCCGGGAGAATTGAGCTCGTTAATGACGGGACCCCGATAGCATGTAAACCCCACTTCCTGGAGGGGAATACAGCCCTGAAAAACCAATCCGGGACCGTGTGGGGGTCCAGCTGCCAGTATGCACGTTGCTGATGAGTTACAATGGATGGGGGGCGATGGAAATTAACTTTTACAAGCAAATCCCTCACCCCCCTGCCGGGACTCAAGGAAGtcgaggggtgggggggctggatTCAATCTCATTAAACGATCGCAGTCATTGCCGGTTAAATGGGCGAAATGGCATCGAATTCAGTTGAAATGCACGCTGTTGTGATCACTTACGTGCATGCTTATAATACACTAATAAAGCCTCCGATCAAACTGGTGCCGATTGCAGGTTTCAATTAAACGATCATTAACACCGTCATCGAAATGTTACCAAATGTCTTAAAGGTGCTGTCAGAGGGTAATAAATCCTCCTTGGGAATGGTCTGATTTCCAGCCAAGGTCGTGTAAAGCCCCGCGGGGTCCCGGGATGCGGGTCAATCATTGAGCGCTGTTATATCCAGGCAAATGACAGGCTAAGAGTTAAGGTTTTCCTCTCCCTTTGCACTTTccctttaaacatgtattttctaTTAATTAGATGGATTTAATAACTACACTGCATGATGCACTGGCACacggatttaaaaaacaagaatgGGTGTGGGGGTAATTTATGAAGTGAAACAGTCGCAAGCATCTCAGGAGatgtttccatttaaaaataagtgtACAATTGTTGCGCAAAATGCTacattgtggaaataaatacatgaatgctGGAGCTCCTAGGCTGTTCTCAGGACGGGCGCATTGATCACCGCAGCTCCTGTCAAGAGCTGGTCTCCTGAGCTGGGAGGCGATAGAAACCCTCCGAGTGCTCATTGAATGAGTGTTGCATTATTGAGGTTATGCACAAATGGTCGTTAAAATGCTGGGGGGATTCAGATGACCAGTAGTGCTAAGTGTCTATTGTAATCTTTATGGTCTTGCAGTGGCAGATAATGGTGACGTTTCATTGTCCTGTCCTATGGAATGGGAATGCTGCAATgcaccccccaaaacaaaaccgaaACGGAAGAGGGTCTTTGACACCATTATTTTAACGACCTGTGTGCTGTATGGTGCGCATTTGTTTTCTATGTCTGGAGCTTTTTTGTTTCATGCATGCTCAATCCACCCACCCTGCATGTAAACCCCTATTAATATCTGCACGCAgagcatatttaaataataaattgatGCCTTTATATTTGAATGGGTgttcaaataaataatgcaaattcAATATTGGTTCCAAAATTGCCACGAGTTCTGCATCGCATTCTGGCGACACCACTTGAATAttgccccccgcccccccacacaTGAAAGGGTAGTTGGGTGCTTTTGAAGGAATTGTCAGAGAACATTCTAGGTTGACATTTGTATTCCATTAAGTGATCTTCCAGACTGCAGTAAGATGGGAGTTGTTATTGCTGGAACATCTTGATGAGCTTTACTCCATATGGAGTCCCTTTACCTAGAGCTTAAACCCCACTCTGATTATTACCGCAGAAAAATAACATCTGATGGGAGGTAGTGTAAGGTTTTCCTGTGATTAGATCTTGACGTTATGCATGCTTAAACCCAAGGACGTGTTTAAATTCCAGGAAATGCGAAATGTACCTGTTAAAGCTGCTgtggctttttgttttgttgaaccTACGCAGATCAGTTATGAGCCGTGAAAGACCCCGTTCTACAATGAACAGAATATTGGGTCGTTTGTCCAAAACGGTTCAGTTGGGTTTGATGTCGATCATCTATTCAAGCCAGATGCGTTGGCCTAATAGTTTTAGCAGTAGCTGCTGAAAGCTTTCATAAAAATAtcttattcattaattaatacattatttatagagGTTTCTTCCCTCATTAATTGGTATTTCCTTAAATTCATTTAAATACGtttggattgtgtgtgtgtgtgtgtgtgtgtgtgttccctgAGGCCTGCATCTAAAATTAGATTTACTAAGTGCTAGGAATTCCAATAACATTTTTCCCTTAATTGCTTACAGATTTGTCTGATGTTAGGCTGATTTTTTGAGGCTTTAACCACTTTGTACAATTAATTGAAGGTGAGACATGGCTTTCGGGCGCCTGTCGTCATTCCCAAATGCCTGTGACAACATTGTTGTTCTGTGAGCAAAAATAGAacatatttctatattttaaatgcatctgctGTTTGGCTCTGCAGAACTGTCTGCGGCGGAGGGACGCTGGTCTGATCAATCAGCTGCAGGAGCTGGATCGGCAGATTAGCGACCTGCGCCTGGACTCAGAGAAAGTGTCCCACGACCACCTGGAGACGGACAGCCGGCCCAGCTCAGGTGAGGATACTTTttgagtctgtgtgtctggtACAAACATATCTATTTTATCTATAACCTGAACTAGGCCTATATATTCGAAACCCCACTCAATCCAAGCATCTGCCTACTTGTTCTGTCCACGTCCTGATGTAGGTGCTGATCGTAGGTGTGGGGAAGATCTTTGGCCCCAGGCTGGCGTGTCTGTTTGGCAATGATGTACAGTCAGTCGAAAATGTGATTCCTGTAGGTGGAATTGGGCAAACAGGGCAGAAAATAAATGGTAATTGTCAAGTTACTGAGCAATCAATGCTGGTGGGGAGGACAAAACTGGCTTTTGAACTGAGCTCGACTGAAGCAAGAGAAATCCATTATCGGCCTGTCATTCAGGAGCGGGCCCGGCTGCAGGCATCGGCCCCAGATGTTTGAAGATGTTTGAGAGGGGCAGTGCAGAGATCACAGCTTTTAAATGAGCTTCACGAACATGTGTAGataaacataaaacacaatCCGAAGTGCATAAACAGCCGTCCGTATCTGAccaagtgtttgtttttcatgtgtCGTCCGTGGCATCTGGGGTCTGCGAAGAGAGAGGCCCCTGGTAACTCCATTAAGGCTGTGTTTTAACCACAAACTTAAAAGGTGTCAGCTTATCAGAGGAGATAGCgagttcattatttttgttttgacaaGATAGTGCGGGAGGGGGGCGGATTGATCTGTTTAGTCCGTGTAGGAATTTGCTCTAAGTTTCCATATgtacttttaatttgtttagatTGTGTACACGGGCagcatatatatgtttgtagtTAATGTTCCATTTCATACTGTAAACCATGGTGCTGTCTGTCATGAATCATATTTCTTGCATAGCCAATGCATAACAGTATTTTGTGGTTCTTGTGATTAGTTTTTAGTTTAGGAATGTGTTTGAGATGAGCCAAGAGAACATTTCCAACCAGATCAATCTATTAATAACCGAAACGTATCCCAGTTCCCTGCTGCTCACCTGGAAGccacttttaaacatttttggttTTACAGCTTCAGTCTCTCATGTTTATAAAGTTTGACAGGACAGGCCTCCGCCCCCCGGGGTGTAAAAGCAGTGTGTAAACGTCCCCCCCGTCTCTCCCCAGGTTTTTACGAGCTGAGTGACGGCGCGTCAGGATCGCTATCCAACTCCTCCAACTCTGTGTTCAGCGAGTGTTTGTCCAGCTGCCGGTCGAGCTCCTGCTTCTGCAGTCCCCTCGACGCGTCTCTCAGCGCCGCGGACGGCCGCCCCAAGTCCGCAGGTGAGTCCCGGCAATCGTTGGTGGCGGTGGCGGAAGTGGTGGTTTTGGAGGCCATCTGTGTGCCGGAGGGGGTAGAGGGAGGAATGTTTTCCGTCTCAAAGCTGTGTGGTCTGAGTGATGGCGATGTAAAACCCTCATTCATCCTTTTGTCTCCTCTCGGCAGACCGGCTTTGCCTCGGCTACTGACTTAAACACACAACGCAGACCCCATTAGCGCCCGTCAGTACAGCAGCCCTGTCTGCTGAGACGGCACATCTGGTGGCCAAGAATGTTCAGTCTTGGCTTTGTAGCCTGTagtgatgtttaaaaaaaatattgagctTTTAAAACTACAGGTGTGCTCTTGAAATGGAAGTTGGGGGAGTTGCAGTGactttttaaatcatttgaagCTGTAAATGTCCTTCACTATGACATCTAATACCTGAGGTGATGCTGTAGGAAGCCTTCAGGAATATGTCAGGTGTTCCTGGATGTGTACAGATTAGGAATGTGTCTTAAAAAGTCGGCCCCACTTTagttttatgtttaaaaatggTTTTGAGGTGTTTAAGCTCAacgtatatatttaaatgcatcctTTTAGTCTCTCTGTATCCCACAAGATATTCCCTGCTCTGAGGAACGTCTAAACTGAGCCTGTCCCTCACATATGTCCAGAGGAGATTCTCCCAACATAATTGGTTTATTAGAAAGATCTGCAGGAAATTAATCCTTGTTTTAAATATCATTCCGAGCTCATGAAAGTGGGGAAAGTAAATCGGCTTAAGTCTGAAGAGATGGAGCGATTGACAAGCCATGGAAATGGTCATGTGGGCATTCGTGGTAGATTATACACATCAGATTGGAGAGGATATGAAACTTCAGCCTAAATAAGCCTTTTACAGATCAGTAACTGTGATAAGTGACAAAATTCCTGTCGGTTTAATTACACCCTCTAAAGCAACGATGGTACCATGGCTTCAGTTCACACAAATCCTTGTAAATGTTAATTCTGTAGTAAAAGCTTCCCCAGATTAAGTTTTCTTAATGGGGAATAAATGTAGATGGTCTTGAATTGGCCTCACCTTTCTCCTCCTCCTAATCATATCTCTGCCTCGTTACAGATGACCTGGTGGCCTGCGTCGAGTGTGAAGGACCCTGTGAAGACCAGAACTCGGGCTCGGTCAGAAGATCCTTCTCCGCCCCGTATTCCCCTTCCGTGGACGGCGCGTCAGAGAGCCAGTCCAAGTACCAGTGCGACCTCATTGCCAAGAACGGCAGCGATGTATACCGCTATCCCAGTCCGCTGCACGCCGTGGCGGTCCAGAGCCCCATCTTCTTCCAGGCCCTGGTGGGACACTTCAAGGAGGACGGGGGCCAGTTTAAGCCCGGCGATTCGTCCATCGAGTTTTTAAAACCCGAGCCGGGCTCAGTGTCTCAGAGCACGTCGTGGCCCACCCCCTATCCGTCCTCGGGCAAGAGGCTGGACAATTACATCTTGGGGCTGCTTCAGCGGAGGGCACAGCCGGTGAGGACCAACAAGCCGAGGACAAGTATAAATACGGATCCCGCGAAGAGCATTTTGAGGCAGGGGAGTATCTGCGTCCGACAGACTGTTGCCCCGTTGCAGGGAAAGGTTCCCGATCTGAAAACCAGCTGGCAAGCCTGTTTACATTCCAGTGCGGCCAACAGCGCCGACACAGTGTCTCCTATGAAACAGTGGTGCGCTGAGGTGAGAGTTGAGCATGTGGAAAGTGGGAAGAGCCAGGTCCCAAGTGCCTACCAGCCTCACAACGAACACTTGATGCACAGTGAAATCCACACCAACAGCCTGACCAAAAAGATGGCTTTCGTGGCCAATAAAGGACTGAGCTCGACCACCAAAGACTACCAGGACATGGGCAGTCCGCACTCCGTGTCCTCCCCAAAGGATAACGGCCATCGCTATTTCACAATACCTGAAGATAGCAAGGCTCCCCAACCGGTTAAAACGGTGTCTCCAAAGAAAAGCCTGAAATGTCCCCCAGCCGATTCCTCACCCGTGCCGGAGCGTCCCCCGCTGGAGCTCCACAGCCTGGGCTCGTCCTCTCAGAGCCAGGACGAGGGAGGGCAGCTGGTCAACGCCCAGTACATCCCGGCACAGAAGCAGGCGGTGAAGCTGCGgaaaggggggaaaaatgtGAAGATCGTCAAGGTGAAGAGCGCTACGCTGAAACCGAGGGTCCAGATTGAGCCGATCCCGGAGGTCGGCCGCGAGAAGCCAAGGCCGGTGACGAAGAAGTGCCGCTTTCCCGACGAGGTGGCCCACCTGCACAAGGCCCCCAAGAAGAGCTCCTCGAAGGCAAGGCGGGCGGGCAGCTCTCATGCAGACAGCGCCCTCGCATCCAGGTACCTGCCGTTGACAGGCAGACCGGCGCCATCCCGACACCATGGGCATGGCCGGGAGATGGTGCTGGCCAAGCCCAAGTACAAGAGGAGTACCGACTACCGCCGGTGCAAAACCATTGCCGAGGTCCCGTACGAGGAGGCGATGAGGAGGGCCCGGCGGAGGCAGAAGAGGGAGATCCTGGGCCAGGTCTCGGCCGTGTATCTGCCGCCCACTGTGCAGTACGCCAGCCCGTACGCCTACGTGGGCAGTGACTCGGAGTACTCGGCCGAGTGCGCCTCGCTCTTCCACTCCACCGTGCTGGACACGAGCGAGGACGAGCGCAGCAACTACACCACTAACTGCTTCGGCGACAGCGAGTCCAGCCTGAGCGAGGTGGACTTTGCAGGCGAGAGCACGACGTCCAGCGACTCGGAAGAGAGCGGCGGGTTGGCGTGGCCGCAGTTCGCGCAGAGCGCCGGGCCAGCCGTGCCCGCGGAGATGAGCGCCGCGCAAGCCAAGGCCTTCGTGAAGATCAAGGCCTCGCACAACCTGAAGAAGAAGATCCTGCGCTTCCGCTCCGGCTCGCTCAAGCTCATGACCACCGTGTGACGGGCCGGTCGGATCGGCCCACGAAGTCCCACCAAGTGCCTCGGCCCGTTTCGGTGCCTGTCTGAGACTTTTAAACTGGAACGTGAACCGGCTATGCGACATGTCCTGCGAACTCCAGGACACCTGCACTTTCGAAGTGAAACATTGACAGTAGGACACGGCTAGGGGGTCCGTCTCTGTGTCGCCCCCTCACTTGTTTGTTTAGCtcactttttatatttattacgGACCATATAGTGTGTGCAGTCGTGCATTTAcattgtacatttgtaaatacatGCCATTGAcccattttcctttttgtattaaagtatatttaaaacttaataTATTTGGTTAGTCCTACGTGAAGTGGAAGGCTATTTTATTGATGTTAAAAGCAGATCTTTACTTTAAGTAAAGTGGAGGGAGTTTAATTA is part of the Amia ocellicauda isolate fAmiCal2 chromosome 21, fAmiCal2.hap1, whole genome shotgun sequence genome and encodes:
- the dact1 gene encoding dapper homolog 1, encoding MMKQPAMPAAQDRADGELDRWRTRERLEATLAGLGELEYLRQRQELLVRGVLCAREESGGAAGEEGSLHCEEKLLEENILLLRKQLNCLRRRDAGLINQLQELDRQISDLRLDSEKVSHDHLETDSRPSSGFYELSDGASGSLSNSSNSVFSECLSSCRSSSCFCSPLDASLSAADGRPKSADDLVACVECEGPCEDQNSGSVRRSFSAPYSPSVDGASESQSKYQCDLIAKNGSDVYRYPSPLHAVAVQSPIFFQALVGHFKEDGGQFKPGDSSIEFLKPEPGSVSQSTSWPTPYPSSGKRLDNYILGLLQRRAQPVRTNKPRTSINTDPAKSILRQGSICVRQTVAPLQGKVPDLKTSWQACLHSSAANSADTVSPMKQWCAEVRVEHVESGKSQVPSAYQPHNEHLMHSEIHTNSLTKKMAFVANKGLSSTTKDYQDMGSPHSVSSPKDNGHRYFTIPEDSKAPQPVKTVSPKKSLKCPPADSSPVPERPPLELHSLGSSSQSQDEGGQLVNAQYIPAQKQAVKLRKGGKNVKIVKVKSATLKPRVQIEPIPEVGREKPRPVTKKCRFPDEVAHLHKAPKKSSSKARRAGSSHADSALASRYLPLTGRPAPSRHHGHGREMVLAKPKYKRSTDYRRCKTIAEVPYEEAMRRARRRQKREILGQVSAVYLPPTVQYASPYAYVGSDSEYSAECASLFHSTVLDTSEDERSNYTTNCFGDSESSLSEVDFAGESTTSSDSEESGGLAWPQFAQSAGPAVPAEMSAAQAKAFVKIKASHNLKKKILRFRSGSLKLMTTV